One stretch of Meleagris gallopavo isolate NT-WF06-2002-E0010 breed Aviagen turkey brand Nicholas breeding stock chromosome 14, Turkey_5.1, whole genome shotgun sequence DNA includes these proteins:
- the LOC100546418 gene encoding ubiquitin-like modifier-activating enzyme 1 isoform X2: MEEPWEWVQLGDPCPSGNGGAYARGGLWALCSWSGPHRCPKPTSAAAPQFLQGECSAGQNGAEASQRLLAALNPDVELSVHSGELSEEFLTAFQVVVLTECPLEEQLRVGDICHAKGVCFIVADAKGLAGQLFCDFGEHFVVHDPVEGDPLCATVQHISQGNPGIVTCAGADKNYGHRFSDGDRVVFSGVEGMVELNSSEPCPVRVLDGFRLEIGDTSTFSPYCGGGRVSEVRPRQERSYEPLRQALAMPRIQARSSTELLRSRSLHAAFQALHVFCQERGRLPQPRASEDAERVLELARELGLALGPLDEDVVRAFASVSAGELCPVASFIGALAAQEAMKAVTGKFLPLDQWFYFDALECLAVEGAAGLTPEDCAPRGSRYDGQIAVFGADFQEELGRQKYFVVGAGAIGCELLKNFAMMGLAAGPGGDITVTDMDTVAHSNLHRQLLFREADVGKPKADVAAAAVRLMNPDIKVTAHQVQLGPGTEKLFGNTFFQRLDGVVSALDTLTARAYLESCCIRSRTALLDTGTEGAKGNVLAMVPPLSQPLEPSSDPTDRSFPLCTLRFFPCAIEHTLLWARDEFEGLFQLPAESVNRFLGELPDEPVRWEGMVVPKQVQRSLQERPRDWGDCVRWACQHWQLRYHNSITQLLHDVPPSHETSPGVPFWSGDRRCPHPLTFDPSNDTHLAYVEAAAHLLAHTYRLPSCGDRVATRDVLCNMVLPPFVPKDGRYVPTADGMEEVEETLEPGQMLELMQELAKWKQELGGGTEAMDPIHYDKDSDLHLSFITAASNLRAENYGIPPASRLTSQRIAGRILPAIITTTAAVAALACLEVYKLVWRCRDLQCYRNSNLFLSVCLLFRIQPPPALTYWVGPSP, from the exons ATGGAGGAGCCATGGGAATGGGTACAGCTGGGAGATCCTTGTCCCAGTGGGAATGGAGGTGCCTATGCTAGGGGTGGGCTGTGGGCTCTCTGTTCCTGGTCTGGTCCCCATCGGTGCCCCAAGCCCACGAGTGCCGCTGCCCCACAGTTCCTCCAGGGGGAGTGCAGCGCGGGCCAGAACGGTGCTGAGGCATCCCAGCGGCTGCTGGCCGCACTGAACCCTGATGTGGAATTGTCAGTGCACTCTGGGGAGTTATCGGAGGAGTTCCTCACTGCTTTCCAG GTGGTGGTGCTGACCGAGTGCCCGCTGGAGGAGCAACTCCGTGTTGGGGACATCTGCCATGCCAAAGGTGTCTGCTTCATCGTGGCCGATGCCAAAGGGCTGGCAGG GCAGCTCTTCTGTGACTTTGGGGAGCACTTTGTTGTCCATGACCCAGTGGAAGGGGACCCGCTCTGTGCCACTGTGCAGCACATCTCCCAG GGCAACCCGGGGATCGTGACATGCGCAGGGGCAGACAAGAACTATGGCCACCGCTTCAGTGACGGTGATCGGGTGGTGTTTTCTGGTGTGGAGGGCATGGTGGAGCTGAACAGCAGCGAGCCCTGCCCTGTACGCGTGCTGG ATGGCTTTAGGTTGGAGATTGGTGACACAAGCACCTTCTCGCCATACTGCGGTGGGGGCCGGGTTTCGGAGGTGCGGCCACGGCAGGAGCGCTCGTAT GAGCCCCTCCGCCAGGCGCTGGCGATGCCCAGGATCCAGGCCAGGagctccacagagctgctgcgCAGCCGCAGTCTGCACGCTGCCTTCCAGGCCCTGCACGTCTTCTGCCAAGAGCGGGGCCGCCTGCCCCAGCCCCGGGCATCT gaggaCGCAGAGCGTGTGCTGGAGCTGGCACGTGAGCTGGGCTTGGCGCTGGGCCCCCTGGATGAGGACGTCGTGCGAGCGTTCGCCAGCGTCAGCGCTGGGGAGCTGTGCCCGGTGGCATCCTTCATAGGCGCGCTGGCTGCCCAGGAGGCGATGAAG GCCGTCACGGGGAAGTTCCTGCCCCTGGATCAGTGGTTTTATTTTGATGCCCTGGAGTGCCTGGCCGTGGAGGGGGCTGCGGGGCTGACGCCGGAGGACTGTGCCCCG AGGGGATCCCGCTACGATGGACAGATTGCCGTGTTTGGGGCTGATTTCCAGGAGGAGCTGGGCCGCCAGAAGTACTTTGTG GTGGGAGCCGGCGCCATCGGCTGCGAGCTGCTGAAGAACTTTGCCATGATGGGGCTGGCAGCGGGGCCGGGCGGGGACATCACCGTCACCGACATGGACACAGTCGCACACTCCAACCTGCACCGGCAGCTTCTCTTCCGTGAGGCTGACGTGGGG AAGCCCAAAGCGGATGTGGCTGCAGCCGCTGTACGGCTCATGAACCCGGACATCAAGGTGACAGCCCACCAGGTCCAGCTGGGCCCCGGCACCGAGAAGCTCTTTGGGAACACCTTCTTCCAGCGGCTGGACGGTGTTGTCAGTGCCCTGGACACTCTGACGGCCC GCGCCTacctggagagctgctgcatcCGCTCCCGCACGGCGCTGCTGGACACGGGCACAGAGGGGGCAAAGGGCAATGTGCTGGCCATGGTGCCCCCCCTGAGCCAGCCGCTGGAGCCAAGCAGCGACCCTACAGATAGGAGCTTCCCACTGTGCACACTGCGCTTCTTCCCCTGTGCCATCGAGCATACGCTGCTG TGGGCTCGTGATGAATTCGAGGGGCTcttccagctgcctgcagagagcGTGAACCGCTTCCTGGG GGAGCTGCCCGATGAGCCGGTGCGATGGGAGGGCATGGTGGTGCCCAAGCAGGTGCAGAGGAGCCTGCAGGAGCGGCCGCGGGACTGGGGGGACTGCGTGCGCTGGGCCTGCCAGCACTGGCAGCTCCGCTACCACAACAGCatcacacagctgctgcacGACGTGCCGCCCTCGCAC GAAACCAGCCCCGGTGTGCCCTTCTGGTCGGGGGACAGGAGGTGTCCCCACCCACTGACGTTTGACCCCAGCAAT GATACCCACCTGGCATATGTGGAGGCTGCTGCCCACCTCCTGGCTCACACCTACAGGCTGCCATCCTGTGGTGACCGAGTGGCCACGCGGGATGTTCTCTGCAACATGGTGCTGCCACCCTTCGTGCCCAAGGACGGGCGCTACGTCCCCACAGCAGACGGcatggaggaggtggaggagacTCTGG AGCCTGGACAGATGCTGGAGCTCATGCAAGAGCTGGCGAAGTGGAAACAGGAGCTAGGAGGGGGCACAGAGGCAATGGACCCCATCCACTATGACAAG GACAGTGACCTCCACTTGAGCTTCATCACGGCTGCATCCAACCTGCGTGCAGAGAACTACGGCATCCCACCTGCGAGCCGGCTGACG AGCCAGCGCATTGCTGGGCGCATTTTGCCCGCTATCATCACCACCACAGCAGCCGTGGCTGCCCTGGCGTGCCTGGAGGTTTACAAGCTGGTGTGGAGATGCCGGGACCTCCAATGCTACCGCAACAGCAACCTGTTCCTGTCTGTATGCCTGTTGTTCCGCATCCAGCCCCCGCCAGCCCTCACATACTGGGTAGGACCCTCTCCCTGA
- the LOC100546418 gene encoding ubiquitin-like modifier-activating enzyme 1 isoform X1, which translates to MEEPWEWVQLGDPCPSGNGGAYARGGLWALCSWSGPHRCPKPTSAAAPQFLQGECSAGQNGAEASQRLLAALNPDVELSVHSGELSEEFLTAFQVVVLTECPLEEQLRVGDICHAKGVCFIVADAKGLAGQLFCDFGEHFVVHDPVEGDPLCATVQHISQGNPGIVTCAGADKNYGHRFSDGDRVVFSGVEGMVELNSSEPCPVRVLDGFRLEIGDTSTFSPYCGGGRVSEVRPRQERSYEPLRQALAMPRIQARSSTELLRSRSLHAAFQALHVFCQERGRLPQPRASEDAERVLELARELGLALGPLDEDVVRAFASVSAGELCPVASFIGALAAQEAMKAVTGKFLPLDQWFYFDALECLAVEGAAGLTPEDCAPRGSRYDGQIAVFGADFQEELGRQKYFVVGAGAIGCELLKNFAMMGLAAGPGGDITVTDMDTVAHSNLHRQLLFREADVGKPKADVAAAAVRLMNPDIKVTAHQVQLGPGTEKLFGNTFFQRLDGVVSALDTLTARAYLESCCIRSRTALLDTGTEGAKGNVLAMVPPLSQPLEPSSDPTDRSFPLCTLRFFPCAIEHTLLWARDEFEGLFQLPAESVNRFLGAWLCRELPDEPVRWEGMVVPKQVQRSLQERPRDWGDCVRWACQHWQLRYHNSITQLLHDVPPSHETSPGVPFWSGDRRCPHPLTFDPSNDTHLAYVEAAAHLLAHTYRLPSCGDRVATRDVLCNMVLPPFVPKDGRYVPTADGMEEVEETLEPGQMLELMQELAKWKQELGGGTEAMDPIHYDKDSDLHLSFITAASNLRAENYGIPPASRLTSQRIAGRILPAIITTTAAVAALACLEVYKLVWRCRDLQCYRNSNLFLSVCLLFRIQPPPALTYWVGPSP; encoded by the exons ATGGAGGAGCCATGGGAATGGGTACAGCTGGGAGATCCTTGTCCCAGTGGGAATGGAGGTGCCTATGCTAGGGGTGGGCTGTGGGCTCTCTGTTCCTGGTCTGGTCCCCATCGGTGCCCCAAGCCCACGAGTGCCGCTGCCCCACAGTTCCTCCAGGGGGAGTGCAGCGCGGGCCAGAACGGTGCTGAGGCATCCCAGCGGCTGCTGGCCGCACTGAACCCTGATGTGGAATTGTCAGTGCACTCTGGGGAGTTATCGGAGGAGTTCCTCACTGCTTTCCAG GTGGTGGTGCTGACCGAGTGCCCGCTGGAGGAGCAACTCCGTGTTGGGGACATCTGCCATGCCAAAGGTGTCTGCTTCATCGTGGCCGATGCCAAAGGGCTGGCAGG GCAGCTCTTCTGTGACTTTGGGGAGCACTTTGTTGTCCATGACCCAGTGGAAGGGGACCCGCTCTGTGCCACTGTGCAGCACATCTCCCAG GGCAACCCGGGGATCGTGACATGCGCAGGGGCAGACAAGAACTATGGCCACCGCTTCAGTGACGGTGATCGGGTGGTGTTTTCTGGTGTGGAGGGCATGGTGGAGCTGAACAGCAGCGAGCCCTGCCCTGTACGCGTGCTGG ATGGCTTTAGGTTGGAGATTGGTGACACAAGCACCTTCTCGCCATACTGCGGTGGGGGCCGGGTTTCGGAGGTGCGGCCACGGCAGGAGCGCTCGTAT GAGCCCCTCCGCCAGGCGCTGGCGATGCCCAGGATCCAGGCCAGGagctccacagagctgctgcgCAGCCGCAGTCTGCACGCTGCCTTCCAGGCCCTGCACGTCTTCTGCCAAGAGCGGGGCCGCCTGCCCCAGCCCCGGGCATCT gaggaCGCAGAGCGTGTGCTGGAGCTGGCACGTGAGCTGGGCTTGGCGCTGGGCCCCCTGGATGAGGACGTCGTGCGAGCGTTCGCCAGCGTCAGCGCTGGGGAGCTGTGCCCGGTGGCATCCTTCATAGGCGCGCTGGCTGCCCAGGAGGCGATGAAG GCCGTCACGGGGAAGTTCCTGCCCCTGGATCAGTGGTTTTATTTTGATGCCCTGGAGTGCCTGGCCGTGGAGGGGGCTGCGGGGCTGACGCCGGAGGACTGTGCCCCG AGGGGATCCCGCTACGATGGACAGATTGCCGTGTTTGGGGCTGATTTCCAGGAGGAGCTGGGCCGCCAGAAGTACTTTGTG GTGGGAGCCGGCGCCATCGGCTGCGAGCTGCTGAAGAACTTTGCCATGATGGGGCTGGCAGCGGGGCCGGGCGGGGACATCACCGTCACCGACATGGACACAGTCGCACACTCCAACCTGCACCGGCAGCTTCTCTTCCGTGAGGCTGACGTGGGG AAGCCCAAAGCGGATGTGGCTGCAGCCGCTGTACGGCTCATGAACCCGGACATCAAGGTGACAGCCCACCAGGTCCAGCTGGGCCCCGGCACCGAGAAGCTCTTTGGGAACACCTTCTTCCAGCGGCTGGACGGTGTTGTCAGTGCCCTGGACACTCTGACGGCCC GCGCCTacctggagagctgctgcatcCGCTCCCGCACGGCGCTGCTGGACACGGGCACAGAGGGGGCAAAGGGCAATGTGCTGGCCATGGTGCCCCCCCTGAGCCAGCCGCTGGAGCCAAGCAGCGACCCTACAGATAGGAGCTTCCCACTGTGCACACTGCGCTTCTTCCCCTGTGCCATCGAGCATACGCTGCTG TGGGCTCGTGATGAATTCGAGGGGCTcttccagctgcctgcagagagcGTGAACCGCTTCCTGGG TGCCTGGCTTTGCAGGGAGCTGCCCGATGAGCCGGTGCGATGGGAGGGCATGGTGGTGCCCAAGCAGGTGCAGAGGAGCCTGCAGGAGCGGCCGCGGGACTGGGGGGACTGCGTGCGCTGGGCCTGCCAGCACTGGCAGCTCCGCTACCACAACAGCatcacacagctgctgcacGACGTGCCGCCCTCGCAC GAAACCAGCCCCGGTGTGCCCTTCTGGTCGGGGGACAGGAGGTGTCCCCACCCACTGACGTTTGACCCCAGCAAT GATACCCACCTGGCATATGTGGAGGCTGCTGCCCACCTCCTGGCTCACACCTACAGGCTGCCATCCTGTGGTGACCGAGTGGCCACGCGGGATGTTCTCTGCAACATGGTGCTGCCACCCTTCGTGCCCAAGGACGGGCGCTACGTCCCCACAGCAGACGGcatggaggaggtggaggagacTCTGG AGCCTGGACAGATGCTGGAGCTCATGCAAGAGCTGGCGAAGTGGAAACAGGAGCTAGGAGGGGGCACAGAGGCAATGGACCCCATCCACTATGACAAG GACAGTGACCTCCACTTGAGCTTCATCACGGCTGCATCCAACCTGCGTGCAGAGAACTACGGCATCCCACCTGCGAGCCGGCTGACG AGCCAGCGCATTGCTGGGCGCATTTTGCCCGCTATCATCACCACCACAGCAGCCGTGGCTGCCCTGGCGTGCCTGGAGGTTTACAAGCTGGTGTGGAGATGCCGGGACCTCCAATGCTACCGCAACAGCAACCTGTTCCTGTCTGTATGCCTGTTGTTCCGCATCCAGCCCCCGCCAGCCCTCACATACTGGGTAGGACCCTCTCCCTGA
- the LOC104913119 gene encoding ubiquitin-like modifier-activating enzyme 7 isoform X2: MAGASAALPAAGADGGQPCQVLGPHPALGPQPGSQNPRGPQAQEEAIVWGWTARQWGFYRGKEWSCWDRLEVRAIGEDGQAMTVRELLAWLQEEHRWTVTKLLRGSTMLYDGEEDEETRARQQAQRLSDGVERSAEPQQLELQYVCAGDELEDACPPLLCTLP, encoded by the exons ATGGCCGGGGCCAGCGCTGCGCTGCCTGCAGCGGGGGCAGATGGTGGACAGCCATGCCAAGTGCTGGGGCCGCATCCTGCACTCGGGCCGCAGCCAGGGTCACAAAACCCCCGGGGGCCACAGGCACAAGAAGAGGCGATTGTGTGGGGCTGGACTGCTCGTCAATGGGGCTTT TACCGGGGAAAGGAGTGGAGCTGCTGGGACCGGCTGGAGGTGCGTGCTATTGGGGAGGACGGGCAGGCGATGACGGTGCGGGAGCTACTGGcctggctgcaggaggagcacagGTGGACCGTCACCAAGCTCCTGCGTGGCAGCACCATGCTGTATGatggggaggaggatgaggagacGCGGGCACGGCAGCAGGCGCAGAG GCTGTCAGATGGTGTGGAGCGCTCCGCAGAGCcgcagcagctggagctgcaatACGTGTGTGCCGGAGATGAGCTGGAGGACGCCTGCCCCCCACTTCTCTGCACCCTGCCCTGA
- the CDHR4 gene encoding LOW QUALITY PROTEIN: cadherin-related family member 4 (The sequence of the model RefSeq protein was modified relative to this genomic sequence to represent the inferred CDS: deleted 1 base in 1 codon), which translates to MSPDAHPRMGTGGGSFRVWDTSGVLGDISGAPLGHYRDSLAGCSDTLLFAGAFVKSAALPDLPRIVTLSEDAAPGARVAVVAVSCSNASSSPQVTLQRVESAVPVGSSVTPRNADTSHPFNPIAISANGVPTSTFRAEVTLRAGAELDAHQVNWYALMLHAACPGEQEVTGQLYVRVTSRQALRCGFPFASTGGDVVRVSADVAPRAPLYVVQAQPPGGLMFQLRNSGTPLTLTHQGLVLAPDGGFSPSKDTQTFRLEIEVMDRHGQNCSGVVTVEVLPSRHPRVTILAPQRDVVVPEGIGPLVVVTQVRASGANIRFTILAPTSPALFTIDEMTGEIRSTRQLEVAGAHLLIQAYNALQPSDQDTIMLNVTVQGTDQRAPSCVPALYVSQVRETVSPGSTLVTLRCTDPAGDDESLHYTLEGPPGSRSHFRMEGPQLKVNTTLDYDTEAMAAVGFQLTATIVVTAGGQPLRSTRVPVLVTVIPVNEFTPECPNGIIFTVSETAPFGSIVGRVVGTDRDRPPDSLEYSLEGGTGPAQPFSIDARTGEIRVVGPLSPPRRAGYRLTVRLTDTYNDLDPLNRRSRLCDVAVRLQAMPERAPLCNPEVQELRITAGTGSQQPVTHLVCSGDPEGTMLSYAIVGGNEDGHFRQEGSMLSYIPNGLAEPRTFVLLVEVWGSTGSPRRSTVLALVVHVTPRSTPAPPSTTTLHTTLQKEPLVVRRTELAWLPPAWFVAVLTATGVLFLASLCCVAHGVLHSSRNPSKVLLSERWVLGSGEDSRGDPAAIWGTWHLGRGC; encoded by the exons ATGTCCCCGGATGCCCACCCTCGGATGGGCACAGGGGGTGGCAGCTTCAGAGTCTGGGACACATCAGGGGTA CTTGGGGACATCTCCGGGGCACCCTTGGGGCACTACAGGGATAGCCTGGCAGGCTGCAGTGACACTCTGCTCTTTGCAGGGGCCTTTGTAAAGTCAGCAG CCCTGCCCGACCTGCCACGCATAGTGACACTGAGTGAGGACGCTGCACCGGGCGCCCGCGTGGCCGTTGTGGCTGTGTCCTGCAGcaatgccagcagcagcccccaaGTCACGCTGCAGCGCGTCGAGTCCGCTGTCCCCGTGGGCTCCAGTGTCACCCCACGCAACGCCGATACCAGCCACCCCTTCAACCCCATTGCGATCAGTGCCAATGGTGTGCCCACTTCCACATTTAGGGCAGAG GTGACACTGCGTGCTGGCGCAGAGCTCGATGCCCACCAGGTGAACTGGTACGCACTCATGCTGCATGCTGCCTGTCCCGGCGAGCAGGAGGTGACAGGGCAGCTGTATGTGCGGGTGACATCGAGGCAGGCTCTGCGCTGTGGCTTCCCGTTTGCCAGCACTGGTGGGGACGTGGTGCGGGTGTCGGCAGACGTGGCACCCCGTGCGCCCCTGTATGTGGTGCAGGCACAGCCACCGGGTGGGCTGATG TTCCAGCTGAGAAATAGTGGCACACCACTCACGCTGACCCATCAGGGCCTGGTGCTGGCGCCTGATGGTGGCTTCAGCCCCAGCAAGGACACCCAG ACATTCAGGCTGGAGATAGAGGTGATGGACCGGCATGGGCAGAACTGCAGTGGGGTCGTGACAGTGGAAGTGCTGCCATCGCGCCATCCCCGTGTCACCATCCT TGCTCCGCAGCGGGACGTGGTGGTGCCGGAGGGCATTGGCCCCTTGGTAGTGGTCACGCAGGTCCGTGCGAGCGGGGCCAACATCCGCTTCACCATCCTCGCTCCCACATCGCCAGCACTCTTCACCATCGATGAAA TGACGGGTGAGATCCGCAGCACGCGTCAGCTGGAGGTGGCCGGTGCACACCTCCTCATCCAGGCATACAACGCgctgcagccctctgaccaGGACACCATCATGCTCAATGTCACCGTGCAGGGGACAGACCAGCGGGCACCGTCCTGTGTGCCAGCCCTCTATGT GTCCCAGGTGCGTGAGACCGTGTCCCCTGGCAGCACGCTGGTGACACTGAGGTGCACTGACCCTGCTGGCGATGACGAGTCCCTGCATTACACGCTGGAGGGGCCACCAGGCTCTCGTTCCCACTTCCGCATGGAGGGGCCACAGCTGAAG GTCAACACCACTCTGGACTACGACACCGAGGCAATGGCTGCTGTGGGCTTCCAGCTGACAGCCACTATTGTAGTGACAGCTGGGGGACAGCCTCTGAGGAGTA cccGCGTACCCGTCCTCGTGACAGTGATACCCGTCAACGAATTCACGCCGGAGTGCCCCAATGGCATCATCTTCACCGTGTCAGAGACAGCACCTTTTGGCAGCATCGTGGGGCGCGTGGTTGGCACTGACCGTGACCGCCCACCAGACAGCCTCGAGTACAGCCTGGAGGGGGGCACTGGCCCTGCACAGCCCTTCTCCATCGATGCACGCACCG GTGAGATCCGTGTGGTGGGGCCCCTCAGCCCCCCGCGGCGTGCTGGCTACCGGCTGACGGTGCGGCTGACAGACACCTACAATGATCTGGACCCACTGAACCGGCGGAGCCGCCTGTGTGATGTGGCCGTGCGCCTGCAG GCCATGCCTGAACGGGCACCGCTGTGCAACCCGGAGGTGCAGGAGCTGCGGATCACAGCTGGgacaggcagccagcagcctgtCACCCACCTGGTGTGCAGTGGGGACCCGGAGGGCACCATGCTGTCCTATGCCATTGTTGGAG GCAATGAGGATGGGCACTTTCGGCAGGAGGGGAGCATGCTCTCCTACATCCCCAACGGCCTGGCTGAGCCCCGCACATTCGTGCTTCTGGTGGAGGTGTGGGGCAGCACTGGGTCCCCACGCCgcagcactgtgctggcacTGGTGGTGCACGTCACACCCCGCAGCACCCCAGCGCCACCCAGCACCACCACCCTGCACACG ACGCTGCAGAAGGAGCCGCTGGTGGTCAGGCGGACGGAGCTGGCTTGGCTCCCACCAGCTTGGTTTGTGGCAGTGCTGACTGCAACCGGTGTCCTGTTCCTGGCCAGCCTGTGCTGTGTGGCACACGGTGTGCTGCACAG CAGCCGAAACCCCAGCAAGGTGCTTCTGAGCGAGAGGTGGGTGCTGGGCAGTGGTGAAGACTCCCGTGGTGACCCTGCAGCCATATGGGGGACGTGGCACTTGGGGAGGGGATGTTGA
- the LOC104913119 gene encoding ubiquitin-like modifier-activating enzyme 7 isoform X1 — MPAAAQLQAAQPPHDPPASVPCSPVLCHSLRAAWMHLAPCQDRGCCSGALCPSVPICAQHPALGLPVLLRDASCWDVYRGKEWSCWDRLEVRAIGEDGQAMTVRELLAWLQEEHRWTVTKLLRGSTMLYDGEEDEETRARQQAQRLSDGVERSAEPQQLELQYVCAGDELEDACPPLLCTLP, encoded by the exons ATGCCggctgcagctcagcttcaGGCTGCCCAGCCGCCCCACGACCCTCCTGCTTCTGTGCCCTGCTCCCCAGTCCTGTGCCATAGCCTAAGGGCAGCCTGGATGCATTTGGCACCATGTCAGGACAGAGGATGTTGCTCTGGTGCTCTGTGCCCTTCGGTCCCCATCTGTGCCCAGCATCCTGCTCTGGGACTCCCAGTGCTGCTCCGTGACGCTTCGTGCTGGGATGTG TACCGGGGAAAGGAGTGGAGCTGCTGGGACCGGCTGGAGGTGCGTGCTATTGGGGAGGACGGGCAGGCGATGACGGTGCGGGAGCTACTGGcctggctgcaggaggagcacagGTGGACCGTCACCAAGCTCCTGCGTGGCAGCACCATGCTGTATGatggggaggaggatgaggagacGCGGGCACGGCAGCAGGCGCAGAG GCTGTCAGATGGTGTGGAGCGCTCCGCAGAGCcgcagcagctggagctgcaatACGTGTGTGCCGGAGATGAGCTGGAGGACGCCTGCCCCCCACTTCTCTGCACCCTGCCCTGA